The Bacteroidales bacterium genome includes a window with the following:
- the sbcD gene encoding exonuclease subunit SbcD, with protein MKILHTSDWHLGKKLEGFSRLEEQETALSEICEIADHENVDAVIVAGDLFDTFNPPSDAVEVFYRYLKKLANNGNRAVVAIAGNHDSPERIEAPDPLARECGIIFSGFPGNEIAPFRLETGLELSRSAPGFLEMSIPGTGCPLRIITVPYANEIRLRTYLGTEEPDAELRMLLEYQWAKTAETFCDSKGVNVLAAHLLFARDDQSIPEEPEEERRINYIGGAPAIFTGNLPSGIHYVASGHLHRFQLITSRPCPVVYSGSPLAYSFNEADQDKHVVIVEAEPGQMATYRKHLLKSGLRLIRKRFEDMDEAVEWLTQNQDVYLELTIVSDQYLSAIDRKRLQDAHPHIVTIIPESRNAIAGDDGNKGVAIDLTKKMEELFIDYFKYKKRQEPGENILDLFREITSGKEEE; from the coding sequence ATGAAAATACTTCATACCTCCGACTGGCACCTGGGGAAGAAACTCGAAGGATTTTCCAGGCTGGAAGAACAGGAGACCGCACTCAGTGAGATCTGCGAAATTGCGGATCACGAAAACGTTGATGCAGTCATTGTGGCCGGGGACCTGTTCGATACATTTAATCCTCCCTCTGACGCGGTGGAGGTATTTTACAGATACCTTAAGAAGCTGGCCAATAACGGGAACCGGGCTGTTGTTGCCATTGCGGGTAACCACGACTCACCTGAGCGCATCGAGGCCCCCGATCCGCTGGCCAGGGAGTGCGGGATCATCTTTTCAGGATTTCCTGGCAACGAGATCGCTCCCTTCAGGCTGGAAACCGGACTTGAGCTCTCCCGGAGCGCACCCGGGTTCCTCGAGATGTCGATTCCCGGTACCGGCTGCCCGTTACGGATCATTACGGTCCCTTATGCCAACGAGATCAGGCTAAGGACATACCTTGGAACCGAAGAGCCGGATGCTGAACTTCGTATGCTGCTGGAGTACCAGTGGGCTAAAACCGCGGAAACGTTTTGTGACAGCAAAGGAGTGAATGTTCTTGCCGCACACCTGCTGTTCGCACGGGATGACCAGTCAATCCCCGAGGAACCGGAAGAGGAACGGAGGATCAACTATATTGGCGGCGCACCGGCCATTTTCACCGGGAACCTGCCTTCAGGGATCCACTATGTGGCATCCGGTCACCTGCACCGATTTCAGCTGATCACTTCAAGACCCTGTCCGGTGGTCTATTCGGGAAGCCCGCTGGCATACAGTTTCAATGAAGCGGATCAGGACAAGCACGTGGTGATCGTTGAGGCGGAGCCCGGACAAATGGCGACCTACCGGAAGCACCTTTTGAAATCGGGACTGCGGCTTATCCGGAAGCGTTTTGAGGACATGGACGAGGCCGTTGAATGGCTGACACAAAACCAGGATGTCTACCTGGAGCTCACCATCGTATCCGACCAGTACCTTTCAGCCATTGACCGGAAAAGGCTGCAGGATGCTCACCCGCATATCGTGACGATCATCCCCGAATCAAGAAATGCAATTGCCGGGGATGACGGAAACAAGGGCGTGGCCATTGATCTGACAAAAAAAATGGAAGAGCTTTTCATCGATTATTTCAAATATAAGAAAAGGCAGGAACCGGGTGAAAACATACTCGACCTGTTCCGTGAGATCACATCGGGAAAGGAGGAAGAATGA
- a CDS encoding DUF4136 domain-containing protein — protein MPARIKLVNIIFRVSLFPLILFTGCYPGESEETAGLEVVATEYDVNFDFSSIRTFIMPDTIMLITDPNHPDYTQAINTESNKLILKGIPDRLRALGYKRMINTVNELPDCYVTISVIATSYVLNEGIDWWGYWNYYPWWPVWENGANPWCPWGSKIYKGYTTGTVIVHMLNSKVWEETKIPVVWLATFNGLLKETGQSVDQRIARDLDQAFGQSPYLHH, from the coding sequence ATGCCAGCCCGGATCAAACTTGTCAACATCATTTTCCGGGTCTCACTGTTCCCTTTGATCCTCTTCACGGGCTGTTATCCTGGAGAATCGGAAGAGACAGCCGGACTCGAAGTGGTGGCTACCGAGTACGATGTGAATTTTGACTTCTCTTCCATTCGGACCTTCATCATGCCGGACACGATCATGCTCATCACCGATCCGAATCATCCGGACTACACCCAGGCAATCAACACTGAATCGAATAAGCTGATCTTAAAAGGAATCCCCGACCGGCTCAGGGCTCTTGGATATAAACGGATGATCAATACAGTCAATGAACTTCCTGATTGCTACGTTACGATATCCGTCATTGCCACTTCCTATGTCTTAAATGAAGGAATTGACTGGTGGGGTTACTGGAACTATTATCCCTGGTGGCCCGTTTGGGAGAATGGTGCAAATCCCTGGTGCCCATGGGGCTCAAAAATTTACAAGGGCTACACCACCGGTACGGTGATCGTTCATATGCTGAATTCCAAGGTCTGGGAAGAGACAAAGATCCCGGTGGTCTGGCTGGCCACCTTCAACGGACTGCTCAAGGAAACCGGTCAGAGCGTTGATCAACGGATTGCAAGGGACCTGGACCAGGCATTCGGACAATCACCTTATCTGCACCATTGA
- a CDS encoding TonB-dependent receptor: protein MRAKIYSVLKPDAVINRFLLITGMFLLGIWFTASAQQDYKYSGTVLNEFNESLPGVNVIEKGTTKGTMTDDNGRFTLLLANPTADLVFSMMGYISFEKTMKAGEVTEIKLIESMVELEEVMVIGYGTQKRANVTGAISKINGEQITEIPSGTINQALQGRIAGVNISSSSGSPGSGMKVVIRGVGTNGSAQPLYVVDGIRTGYIDNLEPYDIESVEVLKDAASAAIYGADAANGVVLITTKKGSKRAGTVAGTGLITYNMQLGTQSIERYTQPMDDISYTQWMKEAGVKINPSADNTNTDWMDEITNSAFMQRHHIAFNSATEKSSYFISGSYLNQDGVIGGDKSNFERITLRTNIAQQVKPWLQVGTNITYSHFDRSALGEDDEFGGIVSSGLMMDPMTPTLFEGDLPGFAQDALDAGYTLVQNEDEEYYGVSNNVLGEIANPLAKMEISKGYTKEDKIMGNIFATFGGEVWKGFSFTTRLSNDVANQLYHTWYPTYWFSSENMNTQANVRDNYNNWSTWLWENFATYDNTFAEKHHVNAIAGTSAQQYQHKYLTTLSGPMFAEDDDFAEHGDVVVDGQLSGNHDLNRLVSYYGRLSYEYGGRYLLNFILRRDGTSLLGSESRWGNFPSVSAGWIVSGENFWNVDLINFFKIRASWGQNGMLSGLGPDQFRALITTSGIKYPKPGGGYYTGAEPDLLANPELKWATSEQIDIGFDMYMWDNRVTFGFDYFNKKTRDLLTPGTPPPSVGNDAPFVNAGDVLNKGIELEAGLRNYESDFQYDVNLNFTYMTNKVTYLNPLLDRVSGAGLGTGWTVTWFELDQPVWYFRGYQTDGIFQNQAQINAYKEANGGLSGYNPKPGDPIVVNANGDKLINSEDQVYIGDPHPNILWGAMVNLRYFGFDLNVFFQGVHGHDVLLGWNRYDRSTSNRPQFWYDDRWTGEGSTNERPRPEMSSPYVYNSDLLIYKGDYMRVKQIQLGYTLPKSLLGKMKFQDLRLYVSLEDYFTITSYPGMDPSAGTGRDNSQGIDRGMYPPARKLLFGLSFSL from the coding sequence ATGAGAGCAAAAATTTACAGTGTGTTAAAACCGGACGCCGTGATCAACAGGTTCCTGCTGATCACGGGGATGTTCCTGCTGGGCATCTGGTTTACAGCGTCGGCTCAGCAGGATTACAAGTACTCGGGTACGGTGCTGAATGAGTTCAATGAGTCGCTGCCCGGTGTCAATGTGATCGAAAAAGGGACGACCAAGGGGACGATGACGGACGATAACGGGCGATTTACACTTTTGCTGGCCAATCCTACCGCGGATCTCGTCTTTTCGATGATGGGTTATATCTCGTTTGAAAAGACAATGAAAGCCGGGGAGGTAACTGAGATCAAGCTGATTGAAAGTATGGTTGAGCTGGAGGAGGTCATGGTGATCGGATACGGCACCCAGAAACGGGCCAATGTGACGGGGGCCATTTCCAAGATCAATGGCGAACAGATCACCGAGATCCCGAGCGGAACCATCAACCAGGCCCTGCAGGGTCGTATCGCCGGCGTAAATATCAGCAGCAGCTCGGGTTCGCCCGGTTCCGGGATGAAAGTGGTCATCCGTGGGGTTGGTACTAATGGAAGCGCCCAGCCCTTGTATGTCGTCGACGGGATCAGAACCGGGTACATTGACAACCTGGAGCCCTACGACATTGAATCCGTGGAGGTCCTGAAAGATGCGGCCTCAGCTGCCATCTATGGTGCCGATGCGGCCAACGGCGTGGTCCTGATTACCACAAAGAAAGGAAGTAAGAGAGCGGGTACGGTCGCGGGCACGGGACTGATCACCTACAACATGCAGCTGGGCACGCAGAGTATTGAACGGTACACGCAGCCCATGGACGATATAAGCTATACCCAGTGGATGAAGGAAGCCGGTGTGAAAATAAACCCTTCGGCCGACAACACCAACACTGACTGGATGGATGAGATCACCAATAGTGCATTCATGCAAAGGCACCATATTGCCTTCAATAGCGCCACCGAAAAATCAAGCTATTTCATTTCCGGATCGTACCTGAACCAGGATGGCGTCATCGGGGGCGACAAATCCAACTTCGAACGCATCACCCTGCGCACCAACATCGCTCAGCAGGTGAAGCCCTGGCTGCAGGTGGGAACGAACATCACCTATTCCCATTTTGACAGGAGCGCGCTGGGCGAAGATGACGAATTTGGGGGAATTGTCTCGTCGGGCCTGATGATGGACCCGATGACACCCACCCTGTTCGAGGGAGATCTTCCCGGCTTTGCACAAGATGCACTCGATGCGGGATATACGCTGGTGCAGAATGAGGACGAAGAATATTACGGGGTCTCCAATAACGTCCTGGGTGAGATCGCCAACCCCCTTGCCAAGATGGAAATCTCCAAGGGATATACCAAAGAGGACAAGATCATGGGCAACATCTTTGCCACCTTTGGAGGCGAGGTGTGGAAAGGATTTTCATTCACCACACGGCTTAGCAACGACGTTGCCAACCAGCTGTACCACACCTGGTATCCCACCTACTGGTTCTCTTCAGAGAACATGAACACCCAGGCCAATGTCAGGGACAACTACAATAACTGGTCGACCTGGCTCTGGGAAAATTTCGCCACCTACGACAATACCTTCGCCGAGAAGCATCACGTCAATGCCATCGCAGGTACATCGGCACAGCAGTACCAGCATAAATATCTCACCACATTGTCAGGACCGATGTTCGCCGAGGACGACGATTTTGCCGAGCACGGTGATGTGGTGGTCGACGGGCAGCTCAGCGGCAACCATGACCTTAACAGACTGGTGTCGTACTACGGCAGGTTATCGTACGAATATGGCGGCCGGTACCTGCTGAACTTCATCCTGCGCCGCGACGGGACCTCCCTGCTGGGTTCCGAATCACGGTGGGGCAACTTCCCATCCGTATCCGCAGGCTGGATCGTCAGTGGGGAGAACTTCTGGAACGTGGACCTTATCAATTTTTTCAAGATCAGGGCTTCATGGGGTCAGAACGGGATGCTTTCCGGCCTTGGACCGGATCAATTCAGGGCACTGATCACCACCTCGGGCATCAAGTATCCAAAGCCGGGCGGAGGGTATTACACCGGTGCCGAGCCTGACCTGCTGGCCAATCCCGAACTGAAATGGGCGACCAGCGAACAGATCGACATCGGATTCGACATGTATATGTGGGATAACCGCGTGACATTCGGATTCGACTACTTCAACAAGAAAACGCGCGACCTGCTGACTCCCGGCACGCCTCCTCCCTCAGTGGGTAACGATGCTCCCTTTGTCAATGCGGGAGATGTGTTGAACAAAGGGATTGAACTGGAAGCGGGCCTGAGAAATTATGAGTCTGATTTTCAGTACGATGTAAACCTGAACTTCACCTACATGACCAACAAGGTCACCTACCTGAATCCGCTGCTTGACCGTGTATCAGGCGCCGGCCTGGGAACCGGCTGGACGGTGACATGGTTTGAACTGGACCAGCCGGTGTGGTACTTCCGCGGATACCAGACCGACGGTATTTTCCAAAATCAGGCACAGATCAATGCCTATAAGGAGGCCAACGGAGGTCTTTCAGGCTACAATCCCAAACCTGGCGATCCCATCGTGGTGAACGCCAACGGGGATAAACTGATCAACTCCGAGGACCAGGTCTACATAGGCGATCCCCATCCCAACATTCTCTGGGGCGCCATGGTCAATCTGAGATATTTCGGTTTTGACCTGAACGTCTTTTTCCAGGGTGTCCATGGTCATGACGTGCTTCTCGGGTGGAACCGTTACGACAGGTCCACGTCCAACAGGCCCCAGTTCTGGTATGATGACCGGTGGACCGGGGAGGGCAGCACCAACGAAAGGCCGCGCCCGGAAATGTCGAGCCCATACGTTTACAACAGTGACCTGCTGATTTACAAAGGGGATTATATGAGGGTCAAACAGATCCAACTGGGCTATACACTTCCGAAAAGCTTGCTCGGCAAGATGAAATTCCAGGACCTCAGGCTCTATGTGTCGCTGGAGGATTATTTTACCATCACCAGCTATCCGGGAATGGATCCCAGCGCCGGAACAGGACGCGACAACAGCCAGGGCATCGACCGGGGAATGTATCCTCCTGCACGCAAGCTGCTGTTCGGACTTTCATTCTCACTTTGA
- a CDS encoding SMC family ATPase, translating into MIPLKLTIEGLYSYRTRQTIDFTNLTQSGLFGIFGGVGSGKSSILEAISFALYNESQRLNTRGDDRNYNMMNLKSDRLFIDFEFKSGKDNIYRFVAEGKRNSKKFEDVKAFDRKAYHLDNDEWIPIDPDSIETITGLNYENFHRTIIIPQGKFAEFIGLSASERTIMLMELFNLSKYDLYDKISRLEGRNNTEITRISSTMEGIGEVSPDQIRILSAKEKDLHQQIGKLIKDTGENELAEQRLENVRTLSIDIASRKARLDELKGSETEIVGLEKEIKEYERIHRNFRADMTRLNETERNLYNTNKKLKAAEGQLRENQHELALILPVHKELKRSYDKRDQLIRESEELKKLAEIRKLETGSSKLMEKALAIRATLKKAEELISSSREKHAAKSRELDQLMEIRPDIKMLADIKDWFRENKRISRDINERQTRYVTNDSAMTENRERIITELNDSGLFRSIPDDTSLISLRSMVEEGVLAIENSLEEIIQQRTELEVRQGLEQYASALEEGKPCPLCGSTVHPRLLDPTDVDSRLENLKAGINTLNDQLKAHRQLEKGVINGQSTEDGLIRQNESIHSELLFLISEQNAHLKKFKWMGYTPEDENRIAEEDLRYVKIQESISRIEKEMKAIAKAVEDNRDTREGLNREAGQVNERLTATKSRIELLTGQIIIINMKELENQTAEQLEEKAAERKMEHAELVRKFSEKEKERDDLQSAVTALTGEVSALQKAGGELMERLELIRRNLMAKLEAQGRLELSYVQSVLEKDMDVDAIRTTIEKYRQEVGSICKYLAEKEKELGGRVYDEKAHHQLKQAIVQQKERAVAVNREIGELQQEITTLMNNAVRYEALRGELEKAKIRGKDIGELKALFRGSGFVNYVSTIYLQDLCRAANERFYRLTRQQLGLELASDNTFLVRDYMNEGRVRSAKSLSGGQTFQASLSMALALADSIHRLAGSGENFFFLDEGFGSLDKETLDVAFDTLKSLRRENRIVGVISHVEEMQTEIETYLKVTNDEEYGSIVKTSWEGV; encoded by the coding sequence ATGATACCGTTAAAACTGACCATCGAAGGATTGTACTCCTACCGCACAAGGCAGACCATTGACTTCACCAACCTCACCCAGTCAGGCCTTTTCGGCATCTTTGGCGGGGTGGGGAGCGGCAAATCTTCCATCCTGGAAGCCATTTCCTTCGCCCTGTACAATGAATCGCAGCGCCTGAACACACGGGGGGATGACCGGAACTACAACATGATGAACCTGAAATCTGACAGGCTGTTCATCGATTTTGAGTTCAAATCAGGAAAAGATAACATTTACAGGTTTGTTGCCGAGGGTAAAAGGAACAGCAAAAAGTTTGAAGATGTCAAAGCCTTTGACAGGAAAGCATATCATCTTGACAATGATGAATGGATCCCCATTGATCCTGACAGCATTGAAACGATCACGGGCCTGAATTATGAGAACTTCCACCGCACCATCATCATTCCGCAGGGTAAATTCGCGGAATTCATTGGATTGAGCGCCTCGGAAAGAACCATAATGCTGATGGAGCTGTTCAATCTGTCGAAATATGACCTGTATGACAAGATATCCAGACTGGAAGGAAGGAACAACACAGAGATCACAAGAATCTCAAGCACAATGGAAGGAATTGGAGAGGTGTCGCCCGATCAAATCAGGATATTATCCGCCAAAGAAAAAGATCTCCACCAGCAGATCGGAAAACTGATCAAGGATACCGGAGAGAACGAACTTGCTGAGCAACGTCTGGAAAATGTCAGGACCCTTTCGATAGACATTGCTTCCAGAAAAGCAAGACTTGATGAGCTGAAAGGATCGGAAACTGAGATTGTGGGACTTGAAAAAGAGATCAAAGAGTATGAGCGGATCCATCGGAACTTCCGTGCCGATATGACCAGGTTGAATGAGACGGAACGTAATTTATACAACACCAACAAAAAGCTGAAGGCTGCTGAAGGGCAGCTCAGGGAAAACCAGCATGAGCTGGCCCTTATCCTTCCTGTTCATAAGGAATTAAAAAGATCATATGACAAGAGGGACCAGCTGATCCGTGAATCAGAGGAACTTAAAAAGCTTGCAGAGATAAGAAAACTTGAGACCGGATCTAGCAAACTGATGGAGAAAGCGTTAGCGATCAGGGCAACTTTAAAGAAAGCAGAAGAATTGATCTCCTCAAGCCGGGAAAAGCATGCTGCTAAAAGCAGAGAACTTGATCAGTTAATGGAAATCAGACCAGACATCAAGATGCTGGCAGATATCAAGGACTGGTTCAGGGAGAACAAGCGGATCAGCAGGGATATCAACGAACGTCAAACCAGGTACGTCACCAATGATTCGGCGATGACTGAAAATCGTGAAAGGATCATTACTGAGCTCAATGATTCAGGTCTTTTCAGATCCATCCCTGACGATACCTCGTTAATTAGCCTCCGCTCAATGGTGGAAGAGGGTGTACTGGCTATTGAAAACTCGTTGGAGGAGATCATTCAGCAACGAACAGAACTGGAAGTCAGGCAGGGGCTGGAGCAATACGCTTCTGCACTGGAAGAAGGCAAGCCCTGCCCCTTGTGCGGTTCCACGGTCCACCCCCGTCTGCTTGATCCTACCGATGTGGATTCCAGACTTGAGAACCTGAAGGCCGGAATTAATACTTTAAATGATCAATTAAAGGCACACCGGCAGCTGGAGAAAGGAGTTATCAATGGTCAAAGCACCGAAGACGGGCTTATCCGGCAGAATGAATCCATTCACAGCGAGCTGCTTTTTTTGATCTCTGAACAGAATGCGCATTTAAAGAAATTTAAGTGGATGGGTTATACTCCGGAGGATGAAAACCGGATTGCTGAGGAGGACTTGCGTTATGTTAAGATACAGGAATCCATTTCACGAATTGAAAAGGAGATGAAAGCCATTGCAAAGGCTGTCGAAGACAACAGAGATACTCGTGAAGGATTGAACAGGGAGGCAGGCCAGGTCAACGAACGACTGACTGCGACAAAGAGCCGCATTGAACTGTTGACAGGGCAGATAATCATTATAAATATGAAAGAATTGGAAAACCAGACGGCGGAACAATTGGAGGAGAAAGCAGCAGAACGAAAAATGGAGCATGCCGAACTGGTAAGAAAATTTTCAGAAAAAGAAAAGGAAAGGGATGACCTTCAGTCTGCTGTCACCGCCCTCACCGGGGAGGTCAGTGCCCTGCAGAAGGCAGGTGGAGAGCTTATGGAAAGACTTGAATTGATTCGCCGGAATTTAATGGCTAAGCTTGAAGCACAAGGCAGGCTGGAGCTTTCGTATGTTCAGAGTGTACTCGAAAAGGACATGGATGTTGATGCGATCCGTACGACGATCGAAAAATACAGGCAGGAAGTGGGATCCATCTGTAAATACCTGGCAGAAAAAGAGAAGGAGCTGGGTGGCAGGGTATATGATGAAAAGGCTCATCATCAGTTGAAGCAAGCAATCGTTCAGCAGAAAGAAAGAGCCGTGGCTGTGAACCGTGAGATCGGCGAACTGCAGCAGGAGATCACTACACTGATGAACAATGCTGTACGTTATGAAGCCTTAAGAGGGGAACTGGAAAAGGCAAAGATCAGGGGAAAGGACATTGGTGAGCTGAAGGCTTTGTTCAGGGGCAGCGGTTTTGTGAATTACGTTTCCACCATTTATCTTCAGGATTTGTGCAGGGCAGCGAACGAGCGGTTCTACCGGCTCACGAGGCAGCAGCTGGGCCTGGAGCTGGCCTCTGACAATACGTTCCTGGTGCGGGATTACATGAATGAAGGGCGCGTGCGGAGCGCCAAATCGCTTTCCGGAGGGCAGACCTTTCAGGCTTCACTTTCCATGGCTCTGGCGCTGGCTGACAGCATCCACAGGTTAGCCGGATCCGGGGAGAACTTCTTCTTCCTGGACGAAGGCTTCGGTTCGCTGGACAAGGAAACGCTGGACGTAGCCTTCGACACGTTGAAATCGCTGCGCAGGGAGAACCGGATCGTGGGTGTGATCTCGCACGTGGAGGAGATGCAGACCGAGATCGAGACCTACCTGAAGGTAACCAATGATGAGGAGTACGGGAGCATTGTAAAGACAAGCTGGGAAGGAGTGTAA
- a CDS encoding thermonuclease family protein, translated as MKVKGIVCILAVLLAGSCVEKSVVPGAGNSITGRVISVIDGDTYDLLIEGNGTMRVRMQGIDAPEREMPFYRASRTYLSQLCFGRKVTLQVTGQDKGGRILGFTYLDDGRELCQEMVRAGYAWHFKRYSSDRVLAVLEKEAKLARRGLWVDTNPQPPWEYRKEMYERRTGSD; from the coding sequence ATGAAAGTAAAGGGAATTGTTTGTATTCTGGCTGTTTTACTGGCCGGATCGTGTGTTGAGAAGAGCGTGGTGCCGGGGGCAGGGAACAGCATAACCGGAAGGGTGATCTCCGTCATCGACGGCGATACGTATGATCTGCTCATCGAGGGCAATGGAACCATGCGGGTCAGGATGCAGGGCATTGACGCCCCGGAAAGGGAGATGCCATTCTATCGTGCCTCCCGGACTTATCTTTCCCAGTTGTGCTTCGGCAGGAAGGTTACCCTGCAGGTTACCGGCCAGGACAAGGGAGGCAGGATCCTGGGCTTTACCTACCTCGACGATGGCCGGGAGCTTTGTCAGGAAATGGTCAGGGCAGGGTATGCCTGGCATTTTAAACGCTACAGCTCCGACCGCGTCCTGGCTGTCCTGGAAAAGGAAGCAAAGCTGGCCCGGCGAGGCCTCTGGGTGGATACCAATCCTCAGCCGCCCTGGGAGTACCGGAAGGAGATGTATGAAAGGAGGACGGGATCGGATTAA
- a CDS encoding potassium/proton antiporter, with protein sequence MTLTTENILLIGSILLFISLLAGKTSFKVGVPVLIFFLAIGMLAGSEGIGGVYFNNPKTAQFIGIVALNFILFSGGLDTDWHSIRPILWQGITLSTVGVLLTAIFVGLFVWAITDFTIYEGLLLGSIVSSTDSAAVFSILRSKNLALKGTLRPLLELESGSNDPMAYILTIMFTALVVSQDASTGSIILMFFMQLIVGGLLGLIFGKLGAILINRIKLDYEGLYIVLVIAIMFFTFSATNFIGGNGFLAVYLSAVYLGAHELIHKKKILKSFDSFAWLMQIILFLTLGLLVFPSQIIPVIGIGLLISLFLILVARPFSVLFTLLPFKVPHRNRRFIAWVGLRGAVPIVFATYPLLAGAEKANMIFNIVFFISLTSVLIQGTTLPVVAKWLHLTLPVKLKHRTQADMELFDSIKSALTEIVINESSPVVGKKVVELGFPKAALISFIVRDNKYITPSGSTKLQGNDRLFVLSENNDVLNRVYERLEMKNEG encoded by the coding sequence ATGACCCTCACCACGGAGAACATACTGCTCATCGGATCGATCCTCCTGTTTATCTCACTGCTGGCGGGGAAAACCTCCTTCAAGGTGGGTGTCCCGGTACTGATTTTCTTTTTGGCCATCGGCATGCTGGCCGGATCAGAGGGGATCGGCGGCGTGTATTTCAACAATCCCAAAACAGCACAATTCATCGGGATCGTCGCACTTAATTTCATTCTGTTTTCAGGTGGATTGGATACCGACTGGCATTCCATCCGGCCCATCCTCTGGCAGGGCATAACCCTGTCAACGGTCGGGGTATTGCTTACCGCGATTTTTGTGGGTCTCTTCGTCTGGGCAATCACCGATTTCACAATCTATGAGGGCCTGTTGCTCGGATCCATAGTATCATCCACAGATTCTGCAGCTGTATTCTCCATTCTTCGTTCAAAGAACCTTGCCCTGAAAGGGACCCTTCGTCCTTTGCTGGAACTGGAAAGCGGAAGCAACGATCCAATGGCTTATATCCTGACGATCATGTTCACCGCCCTGGTGGTCAGCCAGGATGCCAGTACAGGCAGCATCATCCTGATGTTCTTCATGCAGCTGATCGTGGGTGGCTTACTGGGATTGATATTCGGAAAGCTTGGCGCCATCCTGATCAACAGGATCAAACTCGATTATGAAGGTCTCTACATCGTACTGGTCATTGCGATCATGTTTTTTACCTTCTCAGCCACCAATTTCATAGGGGGCAATGGTTTCCTGGCTGTTTACCTGTCGGCTGTTTACCTGGGAGCCCACGAGTTGATTCACAAGAAAAAGATCCTGAAGTCGTTCGACAGCTTTGCCTGGCTGATGCAGATCATTTTGTTCCTGACCTTGGGATTGCTTGTTTTTCCGAGCCAGATCATCCCTGTCATCGGCATCGGATTGCTCATTTCATTGTTCCTGATCCTGGTTGCCCGGCCATTCAGTGTGCTCTTCACCCTTCTTCCTTTCAAAGTCCCGCACCGTAACAGACGGTTCATCGCGTGGGTAGGCCTCCGCGGGGCCGTACCGATCGTTTTTGCAACCTATCCGCTGCTGGCAGGTGCCGAAAAGGCGAATATGATCTTTAACATTGTCTTTTTCATATCGCTCACCTCCGTCCTGATCCAGGGCACCACTCTGCCCGTGGTAGCGAAGTGGCTCCACCTGACTCTGCCGGTCAAGCTCAAACACCGGACGCAGGCCGATATGGAACTGTTCGACAGCATAAAATCGGCCCTCACCGAAATCGTGATCAACGAAAGCAGTCCCGTGGTTGGTAAAAAAGTCGTGGAACTTGGATTCCCCAAAGCGGCGCTGATCTCGTTCATTGTCAGGGATAATAAATACATTACTCCTTCAGGTTCCACAAAGTTGCAGGGCAACGACAGGTTGTTCGTGCTGTCGGAGAACAATGATGTGCTCAACAGAGTGTATGAGCGCCTGGAGATGAAGAATGAAGGATGA